GAataaattttcctttttaactttaaaaaattgatagaacagcttaatattttataaatttaaaatttaaaatttaaaattcaaaagcTTACCATTTTATTCATTGAAAAGGGTGGTTTCCATTAGGGGTGGACAAAGTTCAGTTCTGAACTAGAaccgtttgaaaattgaatCGAAACGATTTTTCGTTCAAAAAAtagaaccgaactgttttatAAACTGGTGAACCGGTTTATTACTTTGAATCGAACTGGACCagtttaacttagttttttGTTCGTATAGGCCAAATTTaacataattacccctaattacttctaaataaacaaattcgattcaagttttttgaaataaaaaccgatttgatttagtttttttcaaactaaaaactGATTCGAttcgatttttaaaattgataaaccggttcggttcaattttagttttaaaaaatcagttcgaaaacaattcggttcttaatttttataaatcagttcagttcggcagtttagttcaatttttaatttttttgaacaaCCCTAATTCCCACGTAATAATTTATCTCCCTctcatttgttttaaaaaaatttcaccaGAAGAGAAACGAAGACTAACTAACACATGACATGTGAGACATTGGTCTTTCTACATGATACTAATAgtacttaaattaatttttctttgcaAAGCGATCATCtgttatgaaaaataataaaaagtataCAGAAAATTTACGGAGTTCTTTTATAAGCAAATTTATTAAGAGAGTATATGAAATACTCTAAACTTATTACAAAATAGATAAAATCATATTCTTTGAAGACAAGATAGAGAATTATTCCACTAATTTGAAAAACCTAAATTTTAAACTCTATCCTCCAATTAATAAACCATCACCAAGACaattttttgatattattatctaCCACCTCCCCCAAATTTGTCACATTCCctttaaataaaatgttatttatttgCAACCAAATGCATTAAGTAGAAGCTAACCAAACTAGATTAGATACTTTATTTGCATTTTTCCCTTTCATCAATGAATGAAACGTCAAAAAATTATCCACCACTACACTACCCAAACCTACATGAAACCAATCTAGCCAGCTAAAAACGGATTTCCAAATTATCATTGCCTTAGAgcatgagaaaaaaaaaatggttatgAGTAATAATAGCAATATAATTATGGTCAAAGTTTGAGGGATAAGGTTTAAAAGGTAGTATAAGGTAGGTGGTTAGCATGAAAGAAAGCAAAGAGATGGTAGTAACATAGAAACAAAAGAAATCAATAAATGAAGATAAAGTAGTAGTAAGTATACATGTGCACTTCACTCTCCATTAAACTCACTAAGGTGGTAAGGAAATAGTTGCGACTAGAAAATTTGTGAGTAGGGTTTGAGATTCCTTGGGAGTAGCcttttatataagaaaatataataatatgtaaataatacaaattaagaAAAAGTGTGAAAGCTCTATGTAAGGTTTATAAAGTGTTTCTTTCAACATAAActcttttaattcaattttcttCGTTCtagaaaaagttaatttttagtTAAGAGTTTTCTTTGTTTGACATTTCttgtaattaaaaatttagagaaataaataagaagTCGTACTTTAGTATAAGTGTAGGTgtgtataaaataaaactagagtaggtaactttttgtttgatgaGGTGAAaactatttattaattactttgttcttttcttttttatgattGCATTTAATGAAAATTTGTATTCATATTTATTCATAGTATTAAGagttcaatataaaattaattattattttatcaataatattttattattatttattttagaaaaaaataataaataaaatgaaataataaattattaaaaatattatatgaaaaaataaacgATTCTATTAAAAGTAATAAAGAGTTCTCAAATAACAATTAAAGAGGAATGGATAGAGTATTTAATTGCTAGAAAAGATCAGCCTTTATTGATGGGTCACACagcttttattaattttgattgagcaaattatatatctatttaaatagttaaaaaaaattcctttaAGATAGCATCTCTAAACTTGTATGAAAAGAGAGTAAAgctaaagaaaaattataatatttaagatACATTTATGAGACATACAAGTTCCAgggatattattttaatttttttttttaactatctAAGAGAAATCTTTATAGTACACAAATCAAAAGAgtataaaattaaactaaaattagcAAGCCAATCAACAACTCGATTCTCTTCCTTTCAAGTATGATTGATCTCAATTTACCAATCTATATGTAACTTGTTAATACGACGTGTAAAAATTGAGATATTACATTTGATTTTGGAGTTGTCAATCACCATGTGAACTAAGacatttgaattattttctatttgaaGATGCATAATCTCTTATCTGCGCGTCATATCTATACACATATACATAACCCCATTTCAACATACAACGCGTCACAAGTTTCAATTTGTCTCACATAAGTGATCATACACTTTTCACTATTCATCTTGAAGATGGGGGATACACCCTAACCCTAAAAGATTGAGCTTATCTATTTTCAGTTGTAACGACTAACAAGGGATATTGTTTAAAGTCTCCCTGGTGGGTGGGGGATATATATGTGCTGCTTATTTGACCAAAACCATGGACGgccttaattaattatttgtacaGGCCCAATCACTTAAATGTGCCAAcaattttgttgtgattgaatttcattttataCACAAAATCAAAAAGTTTAGCCCAATTTCTAAAGCACTTTGAGTCAAGTAATCAATGTCGCATTGCCCACTCCACTAGTAGTTGAATTTTCTTTGAATGACCCTGCATGAAGAGGAAATGAGAGTTAGATTCATTAGActgtataaaattaaatagaaatatatcaaaattgggGGAAAGTCACCCAATTAATTAACCAGCGTGTTGAACTTCGtacattatatatttaatattctgactagaaatataatttaatggacatatcttcaaagttcaaactatggtaaaataaattagagacGGTCATGACTCATGATTTACGAAGTAAAAGGAAAAGtcttacttttaaaaaaaaagttggaaaCAGAGATGAATTCAGAAATCAAtcgaataaatttttttttcttaatattctttatataaaattattactatggtatttaaaaaataatataattatattaatatcttAACAAGTTTGTATCTAGAAATGGGATGTAGCCCACCTTTAAATCCTTAGATCCGTCCCTgaatttagaatattttataacATTGATGTTTTAACaaacacaataattttaaaatctatcTCATCTCATGTAACTGTATGTATGATCGTATATTGTAAACGGGTTAgttcaattaataataaagagtTTGGATCTTTTCAAAAAATCTTCTCTGTAGACTTTCTTTAAaggtttttcttttaaataacttttttttttaaaaaaacaacacacCAATATATcttgtttttaaatattaataagtcCTCCTTTCAAACTAAgactttgaattaattttttctttattttttttttaggaaattGCCTTTTGCAAGGCCAATTTTGtactactttttaattttttaattgaaaaacataaaaaatagcTATAATAacccaataattaataataaatatcatgaaaattattaaaaatatataaaattataacaaaaaattacataaattaagtACATTTACTAGTAACATTTAGATAACATATTTTAGTATGACTCATTATCCAACATAATTCGTATTTTCATGACACTTTATCTTAAACGTCTGTTTcagttataatataatattgacTTTATATGAATGTGAAATATTGCATTACGATCCTAAAATATAGACTATATGGTCAATATCAAATGTTTCTAATAACTTTATACTTAActtatgtattttttgttgtaattttatatatttttaataattttcatgaatttatattattattagttattgttttattatatttattttttttacttttttaataaataaaaaaagaacatTAAAACAATAGTACAAACGCAAAATGCAAATTCTTAAAAgaagataatgaaaaaaataaaataattaattcaaagtCTAAGTTTGGAATGGCAATTTTCTTTTACTATTTATTGTCCAACAgaggttatttaaaaaaaaaatactttctCTCCTTTCTAGCTTTctctttaatattttgtttcccTCTTAACCTCTCCCATCCAAATGGCGAGAGGATTCATTTTAGCGGGAAAATCGTTCATCCTTGGTATGGATTGACTTTTACAAAAAATCACATTCAATCTAATAAATGTGATTTGAAttgtttcattttctttttatctatgtctaattatatatttatattacatcaaataacatactaaaaaaacaacattaaaaattaatgttgCGAGGtttcaaatatgattttttttctaaagtataaattttgtttgaagtattttatcaaaaaaaaaatatatatatatatatatatatatatatatatatatatatatatatgtgtgtgtgtgattggttcaatttaaaataaaaagtaaaaaataaaaatttagccttaaagatttaattcaaataaaataaaaactacaactcaattaaaaattacaatttaaaactgaaaactaaaaagtcaaaactaaaattgaaaagcAAACCTAAAactgattttagtttttaaaaaattaaaaatagaaaatcaataaCTAACTCCATCGAAATATTAATTTCTttccaaaataataaaaagaaaatagtagTATGCGGGTTTTGGTACCTTAAATTTTGACCACATTTAATTActtaagttttaaattattctaATTAATGAAACTGCAACCATCGATTGATTTTTGgaagttaaaaatataatgatgtTGAGTGATAACTGACATATGAATAAAAGGGTCCAAATTCATTGATAGTGTGAATGTGTTGCCTTATCTACAAGCAATCAAAATTCCTGTCACTCCCATGATTCTATTTTCTCATGAAAATGAAGCACCAAACAATGCTTTTGATAAGGATATCTCAAACATTCAACATGATCccaaaaaaacaattttataccCAATTAAAAAATGCTCCTCTAAAGTGTATATCTATATCCTAATATCACATGtactttaaattaaatcaaaattattattttctaagtttagtaaaaaaaaactccTTTTTAAAGAGTCCAACTTTATCATCCTTTGTGATATCATATTCACAATTCAATTTAATGTAATCTAACACCAAAATCCTCTCAACTTCATATGACTCCACTAAAAAAAATACTCCAATGTCACAAAACCATAGAGAAAGAGTCAATaagaatgagaaaaaaaaaagtatattaatgtTCTTCTATGATCAATATAGCATAGCAAACAATGATTGGTAACTAGAAAATGTGACcaatgaaagagaaaaaaaacttgtttgagtTACTTACAAGTGCTACTTCAAAAAGTTATAAGCACTATAAAAATCAAGGGAATTGGAATGAGCCTCCAATTTGATTTTGACCAGAAGGAGGATCAATAGCAACCCATAAAAGTGATATAGTGATTGCTATTAAAGCTGACCAAACAAAAACAATAGTTGGTGTTCTACCTCTTCTACCCATAAGTCCTTTTGCAAATGGATATAAATGAGCCAATACCCAAAAGCTGAAAAATACACCTCCAAGTAAACTACTCCATTGTCGATCGTCGCTATATATAGTCCTACTAACCGCGACCGCAATCGCTATCAAATTAACCATCATGATTGTGATTGGTAGTATCATTAAGGAAGACCATTTGATGAGATATAGTTCAGCGTATTCATCGTTTTCGTCGTCGCCGGAGGATTTTGAAGTTAAAGTGAACGAAATTTCAATGCCGGCTACTACCTTAAGTAGGCCTTGAAGAACAGCAGCTAGATGTGCACTTGTGCCTCCAATTAACCAGAATTGCTCGTTTCGCCACCATTCTTCAAGTTCGATACCTGACCACTTGATCTCGAGAGCAGCGAGGAGAATAAGTGTCACTGTGATTCCCATGAGGTATACTAAGAAAGTGACTTTAAGAGATTGGACAATGAATTGACCGGAGAAAAGCGAAAGCGCCGGGAGGAAGCAGTAAACGACAAGGAAGATGGAAGTGAATGGATAGATTCCGACATTAAGATAAGCAATCCTTTGCAGAAATTTCAATCTAGTGTTAGCAAAAAGAGCGTTGTTGCGCGAAAAGAATATTTCGACTGAGCCAGTTGCCCATCGAAGAACTTGATGAAGGCGGTCGGTCAGATTGATTGGAGCGGTACCTCGGAAGGCATCCCTCTTGGTAACACAATAGACAGATCTCCATCCTCTATTGTGCATTCTATAACCTGTCACAACATCCTCAGTTACCGACCCGTAAATCCATCCAACTCTATCACCCCATTCTGTTTTATCTTCATACCAGCACGAGATGACGTTGATCGCCTCAGCGACAGTAGCAGCATCAAGAAGATCTCGACGAAGTGTCAGAGCGCCGGGTTGACGTCCATTTTTTATTGACGGATGATCAGCAAGTGGTCTACCTTGAAACTCTGCCACCCTGATTGAATCAACAAAAAGACTCGAGTTGCCGAATTTCTTAGGAATAAGAGAAGTAATCATTTCTTCATCGTCAATGCTTCCATTCCTAAAAGACTGGTCCTCTTCAGAACCTACTTCAGGGACCGAAGCAACTGATGAGGATTTCTTTTTCTTACTACCGAACCAACTGGCAGCCTCTTCTTGCACCCGAGGCGGATCAAAACCATAAAGTGCAGTTCTTCGAAATAGACATCCGGTGCCAACATATACAGGACCCTGAATCCCGTCAAGAGCTCGCATATTGACATCAAAGAAGACAGTATTATGATTAGCATATCGATCAGAAGGGTCAATTCCTTCAAACCTTTGAGGAAATTGAACATAGCAGATCCTGTCCCCATCGCGGTCCATCATGTAACACATACCTTCCCTCAGTGCCTGAGAGTTATATATGTAATGGTCACAGTCAAGATTAAGTATGAAAGGGCCATTGGACATAATGGCCGAAGCTCGAACTAGGGCATTCATGGCACCAGCCTTCTTGTTGTGATCATAGCCCGGTCGCTTTTCGCGAGAAACATAGACAAGTATAGGAAGTCGTATATCAACTTCAGTCAAATCCATGGCATTTGAATCTGATGGTGTGCAACTCAGTGGCTCATCACTTGGAGGTTTCAACATTACCTGCATTTGAAAAAGTTCATATTATTAGCACATTTGATGTTTATAGATCAAACAGcaataaaatttcatataagTGCTTAAGTATAACCTACTATTATAACtaaagtcaaactattttcatataaattataagttgttttcgtAAGCTATCCTGAAGAGCATATAGAAATAAGTGGAAAACAGCTTATGGACATGACATAAGTTGTTTCTATAAGCTCTCTCAAAGTCTCATAAGTACTTATGCTAGTGAATAACCTCAAATAAGTTAATCCAATCAGACCCTAATTCTGTGTGTGAATTTTAACAACTGAGAACATGAATGAATCTTAGCAATACGATGAAGAGTCGTAAAGACTGATTATTACCTGTATGATACTGGCATGATCACTACGAGAATGCTCGGGTGCAGAATGTGTCCAAGTCCCGGGCCAGTGAGTACCATCAGCCATCCAAGTAGCTTTAGGAATTTTCAAATTCTCCATTGGTTCATCATTTTCAGCCTCTCTCCACAGCTTCATAGCTTTGATCTCCTCTCTAGCATTATAAGCGTCAGCGCGCCTCCGGATTGAATCAGGGAGGCCATTAATCCGAACCTTGAATTCATCATACTCACGCTTCACCCTTCTCCGGTCCCTTACAAAGTCGGAGCGTACTTTGTTCTTGTAGGGATCTCTCTTTAGACTAAAATAAGATTCTGGGTTCCTAGGTTCAATGTCATGCTTCCGACAAAAAGGAACCCACAAATTGGCAAAACTTGCTGCCTCCGCCATGGCCTCAAAAGTTAGAAGCGAACCACCATCATCAGAGACATAACACGAAAGTTTCTCAACAGGATAATCAGCCGCTAGAATAGAAAGAATAGTATTTGCAGTAACAAGGGGCGGTTCTTTTTCTGGATCAGCAGTTGACACAAACATATCGATTCCTGGAAGATCGGATTTTCCACTTGGATTTGTTGGACTAGGAGTTTCAAACTTCTCTTTCAAAACATCCAAATCAGCAACACGGTTTATCGGAAAGAGTTTAGGGAGCTGATCAAGAAGCCAGGAGAATGCAAACCAGATTTCACAAACTACAGACATGCTCCACAGCCAGAGTGCATCATCGTTTGGATTTTCTACCCTCCACTTTAGGAAGAAAACGAGAATTACCATCCGAGCTAATATTATGAGTCTGAAAGTTAAAACAGCATAATGAAATTTAGATTATATGTTGATTCAAATACTATCACATAAAATAGATAGATCATATATTAGAATGTCATCAATTCCAACAGCAAGGCAAATAGAACTAATAAAAACCAACAGAAGGAAATGGTCAAAATTATGAATCAGAAGGCAAGCAAATCAAAATTCACGGAACAAGTGAGTTAATATAATTGATATGTTTGGAATCAATTTACTGATAAgaaattatattcaaatttaCTAACcaacacctcaacaaaaaaaactatattcaGATTGAATATCAGATATTAAGGACTCCAACAAGATTAAAAGACCATCATCAAAAAATATTCGTTGGCACATCAATAAGAAAATCCAATCCCAAAAAATTCATCTCCACAAGCAGGGTAAAAGAAACTAAGAGGAAAAGGTAATCATACCGATAAGGACTGAGAATTGCGGCAGAGATACTCAATTTCCGAGTCAAAGGCCTCCACGCCTTTTCTTGGAAAACATTAGGGTCACCACCCATCCAATCCGAACTAGCATCATCCTCAGAATCTTTAGGCCACACAGCATTTCCATATCCATAACTCCCTTTAGTCTCAAATAACCATTGAGCATGATCAAATTCATTAGTTTGACTCCTCATCAAAGGCCCGGATTTCATCAACGACAATCTCCTCTCCATCTTCGACGCGCCAGCACTCGGTGACAAAGGTAGTGATTCCCGTTGATTGACCACATGAGCAGCCTCTTCCTCCATCTCTTGCTCCTCTTGGTAAGGCTCTTTGCATCCAGGACAAATCCCTTCACCAATCCTCAAACTATCTCTATAACAATCCCTACAAATCTTGTAACCACAATCACAAGGAAGTAAATCCAACCCTCTTTCATCATTCATAACCTTTCCATCACACCCCGGAACTGCACACGCCGACCCTTTAGTTCCAGCCATCTGCGGATGGCTGGACTCAGACTCAATCACCTTATCCTTCAATTGGGCTCTTGTAACCTGATTAAAACCGCCGGTAAACATCGAACTCGACGCATATTGATCCTCGACTCTCCTAGAAGTTGATCTCTCAAGAGAAATGTCCATAGCCATAGGTTGGTTATCAGGTGTTT
This region of Cicer arietinum cultivar CDC Frontier isolate Library 1 chromosome 8, Cicar.CDCFrontier_v2.0, whole genome shotgun sequence genomic DNA includes:
- the LOC101509896 gene encoding cellulose synthase-like protein D3, with amino-acid sequence MGSKSNLKHGSSMVRKITQLSNDMDQETESASGNVGLNTYSVQIPKTPDNQPMAMDISLERSTSRRVEDQYASSSMFTGGFNQVTRAQLKDKVIESESSHPQMAGTKGSACAVPGCDGKVMNDERGLDLLPCDCGYKICRDCYRDSLRIGEGICPGCKEPYQEEQEMEEEAAHVVNQRESLPLSPSAGASKMERRLSLMKSGPLMRSQTNEFDHAQWLFETKGSYGYGNAVWPKDSEDDASSDWMGGDPNVFQEKAWRPLTRKLSISAAILSPYRLIILARMVILVFFLKWRVENPNDDALWLWSMSVVCEIWFAFSWLLDQLPKLFPINRVADLDVLKEKFETPSPTNPSGKSDLPGIDMFVSTADPEKEPPLVTANTILSILAADYPVEKLSCYVSDDGGSLLTFEAMAEAASFANLWVPFCRKHDIEPRNPESYFSLKRDPYKNKVRSDFVRDRRRVKREYDEFKVRINGLPDSIRRRADAYNAREEIKAMKLWREAENDEPMENLKIPKATWMADGTHWPGTWTHSAPEHSRSDHASIIQVMLKPPSDEPLSCTPSDSNAMDLTEVDIRLPILVYVSREKRPGYDHNKKAGAMNALVRASAIMSNGPFILNLDCDHYIYNSQALREGMCYMMDRDGDRICYVQFPQRFEGIDPSDRYANHNTVFFDVNMRALDGIQGPVYVGTGCLFRRTALYGFDPPRVQEEAASWFGSKKKKSSSVASVPEVGSEEDQSFRNGSIDDEEMITSLIPKKFGNSSLFVDSIRVAEFQGRPLADHPSIKNGRQPGALTLRRDLLDAATVAEAINVISCWYEDKTEWGDRVGWIYGSVTEDVVTGYRMHNRGWRSVYCVTKRDAFRGTAPINLTDRLHQVLRWATGSVEIFFSRNNALFANTRLKFLQRIAYLNVGIYPFTSIFLVVYCFLPALSLFSGQFIVQSLKVTFLVYLMGITVTLILLAALEIKWSGIELEEWWRNEQFWLIGGTSAHLAAVLQGLLKVVAGIEISFTLTSKSSGDDENDEYAELYLIKWSSLMILPITIMMVNLIAIAVAVSRTIYSDDRQWSSLLGGVFFSFWVLAHLYPFAKGLMGRRGRTPTIVFVWSALIAITISLLWVAIDPPSGQNQIGGSFQFP